The Mycobacterium paragordonae genome includes a region encoding these proteins:
- the pstS gene encoding phosphate ABC transporter substrate-binding protein PstS yields MNLNRFGAGLTALAVGAAVLSACAGETHAGSCGGRSTLKASGSTAQENAITRFGKAFEQACPGHSLNYTANGSGAGISEFLGGQTDFAGSDAPLSKDEYARAQQRCGSPVWNLPVVFGPIAIAYHLRGVPSLNLDGPTAARVFNGAVTSWNDPAIQALNAGVALPAEPIRVVFRSDQSGTSDNFQRYLDTAGGDAWGKGAAKVFNGGVGEGAAGSDGVAAAVASAEGSVTYVEWSFALARKLSVAKVVTSAGPDPVAIDTASVGRTIASAWFIRQGNDLAFDTISFYRPNQAGAYPIVLATYEIVCSKYPDAQVGAAVKAFLQSATGAGQTGLADNGYAPVPEQFRPRLAAAVDAVS; encoded by the coding sequence TTGAACCTCAACCGATTTGGCGCGGGGTTGACCGCATTGGCCGTCGGCGCGGCGGTGTTGTCGGCATGCGCCGGGGAGACCCACGCGGGCAGTTGCGGCGGCCGGTCGACACTCAAAGCCAGTGGTTCCACCGCCCAGGAGAACGCGATCACCCGCTTCGGCAAGGCATTCGAGCAGGCCTGCCCCGGGCACTCGTTGAACTACACCGCCAACGGTTCGGGCGCCGGGATCAGCGAATTCCTCGGCGGCCAAACCGATTTCGCCGGCTCGGATGCACCGCTGAGCAAGGACGAGTACGCCAGGGCCCAGCAGCGGTGCGGGTCGCCGGTCTGGAATCTGCCGGTGGTGTTCGGCCCGATCGCCATTGCCTACCACCTGCGCGGCGTACCGTCGCTGAACTTGGACGGGCCGACCGCGGCCCGGGTCTTCAACGGCGCCGTCACCAGCTGGAACGATCCCGCGATCCAGGCGCTCAACGCGGGTGTCGCGCTGCCGGCCGAACCGATCCGGGTGGTCTTCCGCAGCGACCAGTCCGGCACGTCGGACAACTTTCAGAGGTATCTCGACACGGCCGGCGGCGACGCCTGGGGCAAGGGCGCCGCAAAGGTGTTCAACGGCGGGGTGGGGGAGGGCGCCGCGGGCAGCGACGGCGTCGCGGCGGCCGTCGCGAGCGCCGAAGGGTCGGTCACCTACGTGGAATGGTCGTTCGCCCTGGCGCGGAAGTTGAGCGTGGCCAAGGTCGTCACCTCGGCCGGGCCGGATCCGGTCGCCATCGACACGGCCTCGGTGGGCAGGACGATTGCGTCCGCCTGGTTCATCAGGCAGGGCAATGACCTCGCCTTCGACACGATCTCGTTCTACCGGCCGAATCAGGCCGGCGCCTACCCGATCGTGCTCGCCACCTACGAGATCGTCTGCTCGAAATATCCCGATGCCCAGGTGGGTGCCGCGGTGAAGGCGTTCCTGCAAAGTGCCACCGGCGCTGGTCAGACCGGCCTGGCAGACAACGGGTACGCGCCCGTCCCCGAGCAGTTCCGGCCGCGCCTGGCGGCCGCCGTCGACGCCGTCTCGTGA
- a CDS encoding PPE family protein: MDFIGLPPEVTSALIHSGPGGEPLLDASYAWQRLGYDLEESIRAYSPVLGAVAEAWNGPASTAMIQAVGTYLTWLGGTAQQCLALGSAAQAAAGAFGAVAAAVVHPSVVTANRVQLAQLLATNGLGKNVAAIAETEAQYERMWVSNAAAMYRYQAASAQALQLQMFTSPPSITTPEGPAAQAEAVQTATAQATSSNVSTALANAAAAVAPADAVAPPVSPVDALLQAIGVTFDPNQGWFALANTYANQFISSGFPINMLSYLAQNTSAQALQSVAPDIAEGLSEGESALGTLSSATTALGSAEPAAAMGVAVSMGSLSAPPAATAVLTGAHMPVQLASAASPLPAGDVSADAGFPMLPPLMAPPISAGSGWKKRKEQKYEDLAMGLELKGTFMTRPPSAG, from the coding sequence ATGGATTTCATCGGACTGCCGCCCGAGGTGACCTCGGCGCTGATCCACTCGGGGCCCGGAGGGGAACCGCTGCTCGATGCCTCGTACGCGTGGCAGCGGCTCGGTTACGACCTCGAGGAGTCGATTCGCGCCTATTCGCCGGTGCTCGGCGCCGTGGCCGAGGCCTGGAACGGCCCGGCGTCCACGGCCATGATCCAGGCGGTCGGAACCTACCTGACGTGGCTGGGGGGCACCGCGCAGCAGTGTCTGGCCCTGGGGTCGGCGGCGCAGGCCGCCGCCGGCGCGTTCGGCGCCGTTGCTGCCGCGGTGGTGCACCCTTCGGTGGTGACCGCCAACCGGGTCCAGCTCGCCCAGTTGCTGGCCACCAACGGCCTGGGCAAGAACGTCGCGGCGATCGCCGAGACCGAGGCGCAGTACGAACGCATGTGGGTCAGCAACGCCGCGGCCATGTACCGCTACCAGGCCGCCTCGGCGCAGGCGCTGCAGCTGCAGATGTTCACCTCCCCGCCGTCGATCACCACGCCCGAGGGGCCCGCGGCGCAGGCCGAGGCCGTCCAGACCGCGACGGCCCAGGCGACGTCGAGCAACGTGTCGACGGCACTGGCCAATGCGGCCGCGGCGGTGGCGCCCGCGGACGCCGTTGCGCCGCCGGTGTCCCCGGTCGATGCGCTGCTGCAGGCGATCGGTGTCACCTTCGACCCCAACCAGGGCTGGTTCGCACTGGCCAACACCTACGCCAATCAGTTCATCTCGTCGGGATTCCCGATCAACATGTTGAGCTACCTGGCGCAGAACACCTCGGCTCAGGCGCTGCAGTCGGTGGCCCCCGACATCGCCGAGGGCCTCTCGGAGGGCGAGTCGGCTCTCGGAACGCTGTCGAGCGCGACCACGGCGCTGGGCTCGGCCGAACCGGCGGCGGCGATGGGCGTCGCGGTTTCGATGGGAAGTCTGTCCGCGCCGCCGGCCGCCACGGCGGTGCTGACCGGCGCCCACATGCCGGTGCAGCTCGCGTCGGCGGCGTCGCCGCTGCCCGCCGGGGATGTCAGTGCTGACGCCGGGTTCCCGATGCTGCCGCCGCTGATGGCGCCGCCCATTTCGGCCGGCAGCGGCTGGAAGAAGCGCAAGGAGCAGAAGTACGAGGACCTGGCGATGGGCCTGGAACTCAAGGGCACGTTCATGACCCGTCCCCCCTCAGCGGGGTGA
- a CDS encoding alpha/beta hydrolase family esterase, which translates to MPWARLLLLAVLLACLVGCNERQVAAARARDQAGIFPYGGLNRTYLVHVPPGPPVGLVLNLHGGGGTGAGQRGLTDFDSVADANGLLVVYPDGYDKSWGDGRGAAPADRKRLDDVGFLVSLVTKLRDDFKVPPGHVFATGMSNGGFMSNRLACERADVFAAIAPISGTLGVGVTCNPSRPVSVLDAHGTGDPVVPYNGGDVRGRGGLSHSISVTSLLDRWRAVDRCQGPPTIEDLPPVNDGTLVRRYQSEGCADNTDVILYQIEKGGHTWPGGKQYLPKTVIGATTRVFDGSQVIAEFFLTHGRD; encoded by the coding sequence ATGCCCTGGGCGCGACTGCTCCTGCTGGCCGTTCTGCTCGCCTGCCTGGTCGGGTGCAACGAGCGGCAGGTTGCGGCGGCCCGGGCGCGGGACCAGGCGGGGATATTCCCCTACGGCGGCCTGAACCGGACCTATCTGGTGCACGTGCCGCCGGGTCCGCCGGTCGGGCTGGTCCTGAACCTGCACGGCGGCGGCGGCACCGGCGCGGGTCAGCGCGGACTGACCGACTTCGACTCCGTCGCCGACGCGAACGGCCTGTTGGTGGTCTACCCCGACGGCTACGACAAGAGCTGGGGCGACGGGCGGGGTGCGGCGCCGGCCGACCGCAAACGTCTGGACGACGTCGGGTTCCTGGTCTCGCTGGTGACCAAGCTGCGTGACGATTTCAAGGTTCCCCCGGGGCACGTCTTCGCCACCGGTATGTCCAACGGCGGGTTCATGTCCAACCGGCTGGCCTGTGAGCGTGCCGACGTGTTCGCGGCGATCGCGCCGATCTCCGGCACGCTCGGTGTGGGCGTGACGTGCAACCCGTCGCGGCCGGTGTCGGTGTTGGACGCGCACGGCACCGGCGACCCGGTGGTGCCCTACAACGGCGGCGACGTGCGTGGCCGCGGCGGGCTGAGCCACTCCATCTCCGTCACCAGCCTGCTCGACCGCTGGCGTGCCGTTGACCGTTGCCAGGGTCCGCCGACGATCGAGGATCTGCCGCCGGTCAACGACGGCACTCTGGTGCGCCGCTACCAATCCGAAGGGTGCGCCGACAACACCGACGTGATCCTGTACCAGATAGAGAAGGGCGGGCACACCTGGCCGGGCGGCAAGCAGTACCTGCCGAAGACGGTCATCGGGGCCACCACCCGGGTCTTCGACGGTTCCCAGGTCATCGCCGAGTTCTTCCTGACGCACGGCCGCGACTGA
- the nei2 gene encoding endonuclease VIII Nei2: MPEGDTVWHTAANLREDLVGRTLTRCDVRVPKFATVDLTGEMVDEVLSRGKHLFIRVGPASIHSHLKMDGSWRVGRHRVDHRARIILEAGDIRAVGIDLGVLEILERDNDESAVAHLGPDLLGADWDPQLAAANLVADPARPIAAALLDQRVMAGVGNVYSNELCFIFGHLPTAPVRDIADPLRLVSRTREMLWANRSRRNRTTTGDTRAGRQVWVYGRAGQPCRRCGTPIAYDGEAERVQYWCPSCQR, translated from the coding sequence ATGCCCGAAGGCGACACCGTCTGGCACACCGCCGCCAACCTGCGCGAGGACCTGGTCGGTCGCACCCTCACGCGCTGCGACGTCCGGGTGCCCAAGTTCGCCACCGTGGACCTCACCGGAGAGATGGTGGACGAGGTTCTCAGCCGGGGCAAACACCTATTCATCCGGGTCGGGCCGGCCAGCATCCACTCCCACCTGAAGATGGACGGCAGCTGGCGGGTCGGCCGGCATCGGGTGGATCACCGGGCACGAATTATCTTGGAAGCCGGTGATATTCGGGCTGTCGGCATCGATCTCGGGGTGCTGGAGATCCTGGAGCGCGACAACGACGAGTCCGCCGTCGCGCATCTGGGCCCGGATCTGCTCGGAGCGGACTGGGACCCGCAGCTCGCCGCCGCCAACCTGGTCGCCGACCCGGCCCGCCCCATCGCCGCCGCGCTGCTGGACCAGCGCGTCATGGCCGGGGTCGGCAACGTCTACAGCAACGAATTGTGTTTCATCTTCGGGCATCTGCCGACCGCCCCGGTGCGCGACATCGCCGATCCGCTACGGCTTGTCTCGCGCACGCGGGAGATGTTGTGGGCCAACCGCTCTCGCCGCAACCGCACCACCACCGGCGACACCCGGGCCGGCCGGCAGGTCTGGGTGTACGGGCGGGCCGGGCAGCCGTGCCGGCGTTGCGGCACACCCATCGCCTACGACGGTGAGGCCGAACGGGTGCAGTACTGGTGCCCGTCCTGCCAGCGCTGA
- a CDS encoding ATP-dependent helicase, with protein MSTSTPAAQPEAALARFSAITRDWFASTFAAPTTAQSEAWTAIANGDNTLVIAPTGSGKTLAAFLWALDDLAGLAAPDRQRGTRVLYVSPLKALAVDVERNLRTPLAGLTRLAQARGLPAPEISVGVRSGDTPPAQRRQLVTSPPDVLITTPESLFLMLTSAARETLAGVQTVIVDEIHAIAATKRGAHLALSLERLDELREGRAAQRIGLSATVRPPEELARFLSGQSPTTIVAPPSAKTVELSVQVPVLDMANLANNSIWPDVEARLVDLIESHNSTIVFANSRRLAERLTARLNEIHAERTGVELPTGGNAQVAGGAPAYVMGSGQSFGAPTLLARAHHGSVSKEQRAIVEEDLKSGQLKAVVATSSLELGIDMGAVDLVIQVEAPPSVASGLQRIGRAGHQVGEVSRGVLFPKHRTDLIGCAVSVQRMLTGQIETMRVPANPLDILAQHTVAAAALEPLDADRWFDTVRRSAPFATLPRSVFEATLDLLSGKYPSTDFAELRPRLVYDRDNGTLTARPGAQRLAVTSGGAIPDRGLFTVYLATDSEKPSRVGELDEEMVYESRPGDVISLGATSWRIVEITHDRVLVVPAPGQPARLPFWRGDDAGRPAELGAALGALTGELAALTRDEFDKRCAGWGFDEYARDNLWGLLDEQRTATRVVPTDMTLLVERFRDELGDWRVVLHSPYGLQVHGPLALAVGRRLRERYGLDEKPTASDNGIVVRLPDTGFATDGDTPPGAELFVFDPDEIDPLVTAEVGESALFASRFRESAARALLLPRRHPGRRSPLWQQRQRAAQLLAVARKYPDFPIVLETIRECLQDVYDVPTLTNLMAQIGQRKVRVVEVETARPSPFAASLLFGYVGAFMYEGDVPLAERRAAALSLDSSLLAELLGRVELRELLDPDVIAGTGRQLQHLSSDRAARDAEGVADLLRLLGPLTEEEVAARVTASDGTDIGGWLEGLRAARRALTVSFAGRSWWVAVEDIGRLRDGVGAAVPVGLPAAFTESVADPLGELLGRYARTHTPFSTAEAAARFGLGLRVTADVLGRLAADGRLVRGEFVAAGSVSGSGGAGSEQWCDAEVLRILRRRSLAALRAQVEPVSTAAYGRFLPAWHQVGTSDTGVDRLAAVIDQLAGVRIPASALEPLVLAPRVRDYSPAMLDELLATGEVTWSGAGSISGSDGWIALHPADSAPLTLSTATEIEFTDVHRGILNALSGGGAYFFRQLAGAGGSEAELKAALWELVWAGWVTGDTFAPVRALLGGSTGPRKRSAPAHRSHRAPRLSRYSVAHPQQRSADPTVAGRWSALPPPEPDSTLRAHFQAELLLNRHGVLTKGAVAAEGVPGGFATLYKVLSGFEDAGRCQRGYFVESLGGAQFAVASTVDRLRSYLDGVDPQRPDYRAVVLAATDPANPYGAALPWPSSQAEGSARPGRKAGALVVLVDGELCWFSERGGRSLLTFTDDPDANHAAAVALAELVSSRRVASLLVERANGVPVLTPDGPAAAALDALVEAGFSRTPRGLRLR; from the coding sequence GTGAGCACTTCCACCCCGGCCGCACAGCCGGAAGCGGCGTTGGCACGGTTCAGCGCGATCACCCGCGACTGGTTCGCCAGCACCTTCGCCGCGCCCACCACCGCGCAGTCCGAGGCGTGGACGGCGATCGCCAACGGTGACAACACGCTCGTCATTGCGCCGACCGGCTCGGGTAAGACGCTGGCCGCTTTCCTGTGGGCGTTAGACGACCTCGCCGGCCTGGCCGCGCCGGACCGGCAGCGTGGCACCCGGGTGCTGTACGTGTCGCCGCTCAAAGCGCTCGCGGTCGACGTCGAACGCAACCTGCGCACTCCGCTGGCAGGCCTGACCCGGCTCGCGCAGGCCCGCGGCCTGCCGGCACCCGAGATCAGCGTGGGCGTCCGGTCCGGAGACACCCCGCCCGCGCAGCGCCGCCAGCTCGTCACCTCCCCGCCCGACGTACTGATCACCACCCCCGAGTCGCTGTTCCTGATGCTGACGTCAGCGGCCCGCGAGACCCTGGCCGGCGTACAGACGGTCATCGTCGACGAGATCCACGCCATCGCGGCCACCAAGCGAGGCGCGCATCTGGCGCTGTCGCTGGAACGGCTGGACGAACTGCGCGAGGGGCGCGCGGCTCAGCGCATCGGCCTGTCGGCGACCGTGCGCCCGCCGGAGGAACTGGCCCGGTTCCTCTCCGGGCAGTCCCCCACCACCATCGTGGCGCCGCCGTCGGCCAAGACGGTCGAGCTGTCGGTTCAGGTGCCGGTGCTCGACATGGCCAACCTGGCCAACAACTCGATCTGGCCCGATGTCGAGGCGCGTCTGGTCGACCTCATCGAATCGCACAACTCGACCATCGTGTTCGCCAACTCGCGGCGGCTGGCCGAGCGACTTACCGCACGCCTCAACGAGATTCACGCCGAGCGCACTGGCGTCGAGCTGCCGACGGGCGGCAACGCACAGGTCGCCGGGGGCGCCCCGGCCTACGTGATGGGCAGCGGCCAGAGCTTCGGCGCGCCGACTCTGTTGGCCCGCGCGCACCACGGGTCGGTCAGCAAGGAACAACGCGCCATCGTTGAAGAGGACCTCAAGAGCGGACAGCTCAAGGCGGTGGTGGCCACCTCCAGCCTGGAGCTGGGCATCGACATGGGCGCGGTGGACCTGGTGATCCAAGTGGAGGCGCCGCCATCGGTGGCCAGCGGCCTGCAACGAATCGGGCGGGCCGGCCACCAGGTGGGCGAGGTGTCCCGCGGCGTGTTGTTCCCCAAACACCGCACCGACCTGATCGGCTGTGCGGTAAGCGTGCAGCGCATGCTCACCGGGCAGATCGAGACCATGCGGGTGCCGGCCAACCCGCTCGACATCCTGGCCCAGCACACCGTGGCCGCGGCCGCGCTGGAGCCACTGGATGCCGACCGCTGGTTCGACACCGTGCGGCGCAGCGCGCCGTTCGCGACGCTGCCGCGCAGCGTGTTCGAGGCCACGCTGGATCTGCTGTCCGGCAAGTACCCGTCGACCGACTTCGCCGAGCTACGGCCGCGGCTGGTGTACGACCGCGATAACGGCACGCTCACCGCCCGGCCCGGCGCCCAACGGCTGGCCGTCACCTCCGGCGGCGCCATCCCGGACCGCGGGCTGTTCACCGTCTACCTCGCCACCGATTCCGAAAAGCCTTCGCGGGTAGGCGAACTCGATGAAGAGATGGTCTACGAGTCCCGCCCCGGCGACGTGATCTCGCTGGGCGCCACCAGCTGGCGCATCGTCGAGATCACCCACGACCGGGTGCTGGTGGTGCCCGCGCCCGGGCAGCCCGCCCGGCTGCCGTTCTGGCGCGGCGACGACGCCGGCCGCCCGGCCGAACTCGGCGCCGCCCTGGGCGCGCTCACCGGCGAACTGGCCGCCCTCACTCGAGACGAATTCGATAAGCGTTGTGCGGGTTGGGGTTTCGACGAGTACGCCAGGGACAACCTGTGGGGTCTGTTGGACGAGCAGCGGACCGCGACCCGGGTGGTCCCCACCGATATGACGTTGCTGGTCGAGCGGTTCCGGGACGAACTGGGCGACTGGCGGGTGGTTCTGCACTCGCCCTACGGCCTGCAGGTGCACGGGCCGCTGGCGCTGGCGGTGGGCCGGCGGCTGCGTGAACGTTACGGCCTGGACGAGAAGCCCACCGCGTCCGACAACGGCATCGTGGTGCGGCTGCCCGATACCGGCTTTGCCACCGACGGGGACACACCGCCGGGGGCCGAGCTGTTCGTGTTCGACCCCGACGAGATCGACCCGCTCGTCACCGCGGAAGTCGGCGAATCGGCGCTGTTCGCTTCGCGGTTCCGGGAGTCGGCCGCCCGGGCGCTGCTATTGCCGCGCCGCCATCCTGGTCGTCGTTCACCGTTGTGGCAGCAACGCCAGCGCGCCGCGCAGCTGTTGGCGGTCGCGCGGAAGTACCCCGATTTTCCGATCGTGCTGGAGACCATCCGCGAGTGTCTGCAGGATGTCTACGACGTGCCGACGCTGACCAACCTGATGGCGCAGATCGGCCAGCGCAAAGTCCGGGTGGTGGAGGTCGAGACCGCCCGCCCTTCCCCGTTCGCGGCGTCGCTGCTGTTCGGTTATGTCGGCGCATTCATGTACGAAGGCGACGTGCCGCTGGCCGAGCGGCGGGCGGCGGCTCTGTCGCTGGACAGCTCTCTGCTGGCCGAACTGCTCGGCCGCGTCGAACTGCGCGAGCTGCTCGACCCCGACGTCATCGCCGGCACCGGACGTCAGCTGCAGCACCTCTCGTCCGATCGGGCCGCCCGCGACGCCGAGGGCGTCGCCGACCTGCTGCGGCTGCTGGGCCCGCTGACCGAGGAGGAGGTGGCCGCGCGGGTCACCGCCTCGGACGGCACCGACATCGGGGGCTGGCTGGAAGGCCTGCGGGCCGCCCGGCGCGCGCTGACGGTGTCATTCGCCGGGCGCAGCTGGTGGGTGGCCGTCGAGGACATCGGGCGGCTGCGCGACGGCGTCGGGGCGGCGGTCCCGGTGGGCCTGCCGGCGGCATTCACCGAATCGGTGGCTGACCCGTTGGGAGAGCTGCTGGGCCGTTACGCACGCACCCACACCCCGTTCAGCACCGCCGAGGCGGCCGCCCGGTTCGGGCTGGGGTTGCGGGTGACCGCCGACGTGCTGGGCCGCCTGGCCGCCGACGGACGTCTGGTGCGCGGCGAGTTCGTCGCCGCGGGGTCGGTCTCGGGGTCCGGCGGTGCGGGATCCGAGCAGTGGTGCGACGCGGAGGTGCTGCGGATTCTGCGGCGCCGTTCGCTGGCCGCGCTGCGCGCCCAGGTCGAGCCGGTCAGCACCGCCGCCTATGGGCGCTTCCTGCCGGCCTGGCATCAAGTGGGCACCTCCGACACCGGGGTGGACCGGCTGGCGGCCGTCATCGATCAGCTGGCCGGGGTGCGGATACCCGCCTCAGCGCTGGAGCCGCTGGTGCTGGCACCGCGGGTGCGGGACTACTCCCCCGCCATGCTCGACGAGTTGCTCGCCACCGGCGAAGTGACCTGGTCGGGCGCGGGGTCGATCTCGGGCAGTGACGGCTGGATCGCGCTGCACCCCGCAGACTCCGCGCCGCTGACACTTTCCACAGCCACCGAGATCGAGTTCACCGACGTGCACCGCGGCATCCTGAACGCACTGTCGGGGGGCGGCGCCTACTTCTTCCGTCAGCTCGCCGGGGCCGGCGGCTCCGAGGCTGAGTTGAAGGCGGCGCTGTGGGAGCTCGTCTGGGCGGGCTGGGTCACCGGCGACACGTTCGCACCCGTGCGCGCGCTGCTGGGCGGCAGCACGGGCCCGCGTAAACGCTCGGCACCGGCGCACCGCAGCCATCGCGCACCACGGCTGAGCCGCTACAGCGTCGCGCATCCACAGCAACGCTCCGCCGACCCGACGGTGGCCGGGCGATGGTCGGCGCTGCCGCCGCCCGAGCCCGACTCCACGCTGCGGGCTCATTTCCAGGCGGAGCTGTTGCTGAACCGGCACGGGGTGCTGACCAAGGGCGCGGTGGCCGCCGAAGGCGTACCGGGCGGCTTCGCCACGCTGTACAAGGTGCTGAGCGGGTTCGAAGACGCCGGCCGCTGCCAGCGCGGCTACTTCGTCGAGTCGCTGGGAGGGGCGCAGTTCGCCGTCGCCTCGACGGTCGACCGGCTGCGCAGCTACCTCGACGGGGTCGATCCGCAACGCCCGGATTACCGCGCCGTCGTGCTGGCCGCCACTGACCCGGCCAACCCGTACGGTGCGGCGCTGCCGTGGCCCAGTTCCCAGGCGGAAGGTTCGGCGCGGCCGGGCCGCAAAGCCGGCGCACTGGTGGTGCTGGTGGACGGGGAGCTGTGCTGGTTCTCCGAACGCGGCGGACGGTCGCTGCTGACGTTCACCGACGACCCGGACGCCAACCACGCGGCAGCCGTCGCGCTGGCCGAACTCGTCTCGTCCCGGCGGGTGGCGTCCCTTCTGGTCGAGCGGGCGAACGGGGTGCCGGTGCTGACCCCCGACGGGCCGGCCGCGGCCGCGCTGGACGCACTGGTCGAGGCCGGGTTCTCCCGGACGCCACGCGGATTGCGGCTGCGGTAG
- a CDS encoding TetR/AcrR family transcriptional regulator, translated as MATARRRLSPEDRRAELLALGAEVFGKRPYDEVRIDEIAERAGVSRALMYHYFPDKRAFFAAVVKDEADRLYAATNTQPSPGMTMFEEIRMGVLAYMAYHEQNPEAAWAAYVGLGRSDPVLLGIDDEAKNRQMEHIMTRIAEVVGGIPGQAALEAEVERDLRVILNGWLAFTFETCRQRIMDQTLEADRLADACAHTLLDAIARVNNIPPLLAEAMATARFKPQV; from the coding sequence ATGGCGACAGCCAGGAGGCGGTTATCCCCTGAGGATCGACGCGCCGAACTGCTCGCTCTGGGGGCGGAAGTCTTCGGTAAGCGACCCTACGACGAGGTGCGGATCGACGAGATTGCCGAGCGCGCCGGAGTTTCGCGTGCGCTGATGTACCACTACTTCCCTGACAAGCGGGCGTTCTTCGCCGCGGTGGTCAAGGACGAAGCGGATCGGCTCTACGCGGCGACCAACACTCAACCCTCTCCGGGCATGACGATGTTCGAGGAGATCCGGATGGGCGTGCTGGCCTACATGGCCTACCACGAACAGAATCCGGAGGCCGCCTGGGCGGCATACGTCGGACTCGGCCGCTCCGATCCGGTTCTGCTCGGCATCGACGACGAGGCCAAGAACCGTCAGATGGAACACATCATGACCCGCATCGCCGAGGTGGTGGGCGGGATACCGGGACAGGCCGCCCTCGAGGCCGAGGTCGAACGAGACCTGCGGGTCATCCTGAACGGCTGGCTGGCCTTCACCTTCGAGACCTGCCGGCAGCGGATCATGGACCAGACGCTGGAAGCCGACCGGCTCGCCGACGCCTGCGCGCACACGCTGCTGGACGCGATCGCCCGGGTCAACAACATCCCCCCGCTGTTGGCCGAAGCCATGGCGACGGCACGGTTCAAGCCGCAGGTTTAG
- the usfY gene encoding protein UsfY: protein MGDTYRDPVDHLRTTRPLAGESLIDVLHWPGYFLVVAGVIGGVGSLAAFGTGHHSQGVISGVAAAVVAVIGAIWLTVEHARIRRIADRWYAEHPEVQRQRLAG from the coding sequence ATGGGGGACACTTATCGTGACCCCGTCGACCACTTGCGGACGACGCGGCCACTTGCCGGCGAATCGTTGATTGACGTGTTGCACTGGCCCGGCTACTTCCTGGTGGTGGCCGGGGTGATCGGCGGCGTCGGATCGCTGGCGGCTTTCGGCACCGGACACCACTCGCAGGGCGTGATCTCGGGCGTCGCGGCGGCCGTTGTCGCGGTGATCGGCGCCATCTGGCTGACCGTCGAGCACGCGCGGATTCGCCGGATCGCCGACCGCTGGTATGCCGAGCACCCGGAAGTGCAGCGCCAGCGGCTGGCCGGCTAG
- a CDS encoding ATP-binding protein gives MTDADQRADGRQRGYRAVELNVAARLENLAMLRTLVGAIGTFEDLDFDAVADLRLAVDEACTRLIRSATPGAVLTLVVDPRDDELVVEASAACDTHDVVAPGSFSWHVLTSLADDVQTFHDGREPDAAGSVFGISLTARRAAPSK, from the coding sequence ATGACCGATGCGGATCAGCGCGCTGACGGGCGCCAACGCGGATACCGCGCCGTCGAATTAAACGTTGCCGCACGCCTGGAGAACCTGGCCATGCTGCGCACGTTGGTCGGTGCCATCGGCACCTTCGAAGACCTGGATTTCGACGCCGTGGCGGACCTGCGGTTGGCGGTCGACGAGGCGTGCACGCGTCTGATCCGTTCGGCGACACCCGGCGCGGTCCTGACCCTGGTGGTCGACCCGCGGGACGACGAACTCGTGGTGGAGGCCTCCGCGGCCTGCGACACGCACGATGTGGTGGCCCCGGGCAGCTTCAGTTGGCATGTCCTGACCTCTCTGGCCGATGACGTCCAGACTTTCCATGACGGTCGCGAGCCCGATGCCGCGGGCAGTGTGTTCGGCATCTCGTTGACCGCGCGACGGGCGGCCCCCAGTAAGTGA
- a CDS encoding RNA polymerase sigma factor SigF: protein MTEQTAGGSNSRPNEYADVPDMFRELAGFPAGSAEFQRHQDKIVERCLPLADHIARRFEGRGEPRDDLIQVARVGLVNAVVRFDVETGSDFVSFAVPTIMGEVRRHFRDNSWSVKVPRRLKELHLRLGTATAELSQRLGRAPTATELAAELGMDRAEVVEGLVAGSSYNTLSIDSGGGNEDDDARAIADTLGDVDQGLDRIENREALRPLLEALPERERMVLVLRFFESMTQTQIAERVGISQMHVSRLLAKSLARLRDQLE, encoded by the coding sequence TTGACAGAGCAAACTGCCGGCGGTTCCAATTCGCGTCCTAACGAATACGCCGATGTCCCGGACATGTTCCGTGAGCTGGCCGGCTTTCCGGCCGGCTCGGCGGAATTCCAGCGTCACCAGGACAAGATCGTGGAGCGCTGCCTGCCCTTGGCCGATCACATCGCACGGCGGTTCGAGGGCCGTGGTGAGCCACGCGATGACCTGATTCAGGTCGCGCGCGTCGGTCTGGTCAATGCCGTGGTTCGCTTCGACGTCGAAACCGGTTCGGACTTCGTCTCCTTCGCGGTGCCCACCATCATGGGTGAGGTCCGGCGGCACTTCCGCGATAACAGCTGGTCGGTCAAGGTCCCGCGCCGGCTGAAAGAACTGCACCTGCGGCTGGGCACCGCCACCGCCGAGTTGTCGCAACGGCTGGGCCGGGCGCCGACCGCGACCGAACTCGCCGCCGAACTGGGTATGGACCGCGCCGAGGTGGTCGAGGGTCTGGTGGCCGGCAGCTCCTACAACACGCTGTCCATCGACAGCGGCGGTGGCAACGAAGACGACGACGCGCGCGCGATCGCCGACACCCTGGGCGACGTCGACCAGGGCCTGGACCGCATCGAGAACCGCGAGGCGCTGCGCCCGTTGCTGGAGGCGCTGCCGGAGCGGGAACGAATGGTGTTGGTACTGCGGTTCTTTGAGTCGATGACGCAGACGCAGATCGCCGAGCGGGTCGGCATCTCGCAGATGCACGTATCCCGGCTGCTGGCCAAATCGCTAGCTCGACTCCGGGATCAGCTGGAGTAG